The following coding sequences lie in one Populus nigra chromosome 15, ddPopNigr1.1, whole genome shotgun sequence genomic window:
- the LOC133674672 gene encoding probable alpha,alpha-trehalose-phosphate synthase [UDP-forming] 11 has product MITQSCKDSLDMISVNDFRGLERIPAVMNELGYEVGDEHGQGPVVSKQRRIIVANQLPIRGYRNEGTKGWFFEFDKDSLVLQLKDGFPANTEVWYVGMLKVDVEKEDQEEVAQLMFHKFRCVPVFLTVDQKNKYYHGFCKHYLWPLFHYMLPLSPSHGGVRFDKSLWEGYIVANQLFANKVAEILWPDKDSVWVHDYHLMVLPSILRNRYTRVKLGFFLHSPFPSSEIYRTIPVREQILRSLLNCDLIGFHTFDYARHFLSCCSRLLGIDYQCKRGYIGLDYCGKTINIKILPVGIHMGQLESDLNMEQTATLAKQLKEKFEGKVVMVGVDDLDMFKGISLKFSAMGRLLEMHPELIGSVVLVQIANPARSRGKDVQEVRFETSVIAQQINNKYGKEGYEPIVFINDPLSALEKAAYYAISECCVVNAVRDGMNLVSYKYTVCRQGSPVLDKALGINESDQRKSFLIVSEFIGCSPSLSGAYRVNPWDVNAVADAMYVGIHMKDEEKHLRHEKHYNYISSHDVAFWARSFDQDLDRACKEHHLKRYYNVGFGLNFRAAAVGKNFRMLTVETVVAAYNNTNSRLILLDYDGTMKPKSAVDKTPRNEVISILNCLCSDPKNIVFIVSGRGRDPLSKWFSPCEKLGISAEHGYFTRWTRDSQWETCSVAMDCDWKKTVEPVMEVYTATTDGSFIEHKESALVWHYQDADPDFGGCQAKELLDHLESVLANEPVVVKRGRQIVEVKPQGVSKGVVVEDLISSMRSKGKSPDFLFCIGDDKSDEDMFESIARLFDNPSLPPIAEVFACTVGHKPSKAKYYLDDTPDVIELLQGLATASVGPKVTHTLEEDI; this is encoded by the exons ATGATTACACAGTCCTGTAAAGACAGCTTGGATATGATTTCGGTTAATGATTTTCGTGGACTGGAACGGATCCCTGCTGTAATGAATGAACTTGGATATGAGGTTGGCGATGAACATGGTCAAGGTCCTGTTGTGTCCAAACAACGAAGGATCATTGTGGCAAATCAGCTGCCAATAAGAGGGTACCGGAATGAAGGAACAAAAGGTTGGTTTTTTGAATTTGACAAGGATAGTCTTGTTTTGCAGTTAAAAGACGGGTTTCCTGCTAATACAGAAGTTTGGTACGTGGGGATGTTAAAGGTTGATGTTGAAAAGGAAGATCAAGAAGAGGTTGCACAATTGATGTTTCATAAGTTTAGATGCGTCCCTGTTTTCTTGACTGTTGATCAAAAGAACAAGTATTATCATGGATTTTGTAAGCACTATTTATGGCCTTTGTTTCATTATATGTTGCCTTTGTCGCCTAGTCATGGCGGTGTACGTTTTGATAAGTCGCTTTGGGAGGGTTATATAGTAGCTAATCAATTGTTTGCAAACAAAGTAGCTGAGATTCTTTGGCCTGATAAGGATTCTGTTTGGGTGCATGACTATCATCTTATGGTGTTGCCTAGTATCTTGAGGAATAGGTACACTAGAGTTAAACTTGGCTTCTTTTTGCATAGTCCATTCCCATCATCTGAGATATATAGGACTATACCTGTTAGGGAGCAGATTTTGAGGTCTCTTTTGAACTGTGATCTTATTGGGTTTCATACTTTTGATTATGCTAGGCATTTCTTGTCTTGTTGTAGTAGGTTGCTGGGCATTGATTATCAGTGCAAAAGGGGTTACATTGGTCTTGATTACTGTGGTAAGACTATCAATATTAAGATCTTGCCTGTGGGAATTCATATGGGACAGCTTGAGTCGGATCTGAATATGGAGCAGACTGCTACTTTGGCCAAACAATTGAAGGAGAAATTTGAAGGGAAAGTTGTGATGGTTGGTGTGGATGATCTGGATATGTTTAAAGGTATTAGCTTGAAGTTTTCAGCGATGGGGAGACTTTTGGAAATGCATCCGGAATTGATAGGGAGCGTGGTATTAGTCCAGATTGCTAATCCGGCCAGAAGTCGGGGTAAGGATGTGCAAGAAGTCAGATTTGAGACCAGTGTCATTGCTCAACAGATCAATAATAAATACGGTAAGGAAGGTTATGAgccaattgtttttattaatgatcCATTAAGCGCTCTAGAGAAAGCAGCGTACTATGCGATATCTGAATGTTGTGTGGTTAATGCTGTTAGGGATGGGATGAATTTGGTTTCATATAAGTACACTGTTTGTAGGCAGGGCAGCCCTGTTTTAGACAAAGCATTGGGGATTAATGAATCGGATCAAAGGAAAAGTTTCCTAATTGTGTCAGAATTCATTGGATGCTCACCGTCCCTCAGCGGGGCATATCGTGTCAATCCTTGGGACGTAAATGCTGTGGCTGATGCCATGTATGTGGGTATCCACATGAAGGATGAAGAGAAACATTTGCGCCACGAGAAGCACTATAATTATATTAGCTCTCACGACGTTGCTTTTTGGGCGAGGAGTTTTGATCAGGACCTTGATAGAGCTTGCAAAGAGCATCATCTCAAGAGGTATTACAATGTCGGATTTGGTTTGAATTTCAGAGCTGCTGCTGTGGGAAAAAACTTTAGAATGCTCACGGTCGAAACAGTTGTTGCTGCCTATAACAATACAAACAGCCGGTTAATCCTTTTAGACTATGATGGAACTATGAAGCCAAAGTCTGCTGTTGACAAAACACCCAGAAATGAAGTTATTTCAATCCTGAATTGCTTATGCAGCGATCCCAAGAACATTGTTTTCATTGTGAGCGGCAGAGGGAGGGATCCTCTAAGCAAATGGTTCTCTCCATGTGAGAAATTGGGTATTTCAGCTGAGCATGGTTACTTTACTAG GTGGACAAGGGATTCTCAATGGGAGACTTGCTCAGTCGCAATGGATTGTGATTGGAAAAAGACTGTAGAACCTGTCATGGAGGTGTACACAGCGACAACTGATGGGTCTTTCATAGAGCACAAAGAAAGTGCACTAGTTTGGCACTATCAAGACGCGGACCCTGATTTCGGTGGCTGCCAGGCTAAAGAGCTTCTTGATCACTTGGAGAGTGTCCTTGCTAACGAGCCTGTGGTTGTTAAAAGGGGCCGACAGATTGTTGAGGTGAAACCGCAG GGAGTAAGCAAAGGTGTAGTTGTTGAAGACCTTATTTCAAGCATGCGAAGTAAGGGCAAGTCACCGGATTTCCTATTCTGCATCGGTGATGACAAGTCAGATGAGGATATGTTCGAGAGCATTGCAAGACTTTTTGACAATCCATCATTGCCACCCATTGCAGAAGTGTTTGCCTGCACTGTCGGTCATAAGCCAAGCAAGGCAAAATACTATCTCGATGATACGCCTGATGTCATCGAGTTGCTTCAAGGCCTTGCTACGGCATCAGTAGGACCAAAGGTTACACATACTCTGGAAGAAGATATCTAA